The nucleotide window TTGCCCGAAACTTCATCACGTTTCACAGAAGTCGGCAATTTTTTTACAGAAAAACGTGCAGCTTCGCGTATATGTTCCTCTGTTACATTTAATTTCGATAGCATTGACTCGTCAATTAAACGATATGTTGTCCCTAGGTCAAGCGCATAATAAATACGTGTTTCCGCGGTATGATCTGTCATGACAAATGCATGTCCTTCATTCGACTTTTTAGGGAAAGATGTTGAGCGGATGATCGGATACACAGATGCAAGTCCGCCGAATCCCTGTTCTTTTTCCCGTTGCATTGCTAAAAATGTTTGCTCGATTGTATAAATGACTTCATCGATTGCCTGCTGTTTTTTCTTTTCGTACTTCGTTAAAATTTCGGGTAAAGAGATATCCATTCCCCGCCCGATTTTTTTATGTTCAAGACGTAATTTATCATGCTTTTCATCGAATGTGAATGTAAAGTTCGCCTCACCTAACTTAGCCTTCAGTTCAGCTACTAACTGTTTCGATTCCATTCAACCACTCCTTTATCTAATCAAAAACGGTTCACCAATGTGAACCGTTCCATTTACTTCATCTATTGTAACAAAAAAG belongs to Solibacillus sp. FSL W7-1436 and includes:
- a CDS encoding DUF1444 domain-containing protein, with the protein product MESKQLVAELKAKLGEANFTFTFDEKHDKLRLEHKKIGRGMDISLPEILTKYEKKKQQAIDEVIYTIEQTFLAMQREKEQGFGGLASVYPIIRSTSFPKKSNEGHAFVMTDHTAETRIYYALDLGTTYRLIDESMLSKLNVTEEHIREAARFSVKKLPTSVKRDEVSGNVYYFLNQNDGYDASRILNESFLKEMESQIEGEMTVSVPHQDVLIIGDIRNEVGYDVLAQMTMHFFTVGAVPITSLSFVYENGHLEPIFILAKNKVKKEQEEK